The proteins below come from a single Euzebyales bacterium genomic window:
- a CDS encoding DUF1206 domain-containing protein: MTALAHLPTDRRRRLAQAGLISRGVLYGLVGVLAIQVAFGTGGSQQTSQSGALQTLAQQPGGTVLVALVGFGLIAYAAWRLTQFFTEKGSEDSDAKNAVMRASYIVRAVMYAALAFLAFSTAFGNGGGGGNSQQALTARVMRDVPGGVFLVGLVGLIIIGVGIYQAYKAFTTDFMEELHEEQLSPTERVWIKRIGVVGHAARAVVFTLVGIFVLRAAVQFDPQDSKGLDAALQEVASQPFGTVLLTLVALGLLLFGVYAIVRARYVDVSE, translated from the coding sequence ATGACCGCACTCGCCCACCTTCCGACCGACAGGCGGCGGCGCCTCGCCCAGGCCGGGCTCATCTCACGCGGCGTCCTGTACGGCCTCGTCGGCGTGCTCGCGATCCAGGTGGCGTTCGGCACCGGTGGCAGCCAGCAGACGTCCCAGTCTGGCGCGCTGCAGACACTCGCCCAGCAGCCGGGCGGCACGGTCCTCGTCGCGCTCGTCGGGTTCGGCCTGATCGCCTACGCCGCCTGGCGGCTGACGCAGTTCTTCACCGAGAAGGGCAGCGAGGACAGCGACGCCAAGAACGCGGTGATGCGCGCCAGCTACATCGTGCGCGCGGTCATGTACGCGGCACTGGCGTTCCTGGCGTTCAGCACGGCGTTCGGCAACGGCGGAGGCGGCGGCAACAGCCAGCAGGCCCTGACCGCACGCGTGATGCGGGACGTTCCAGGCGGTGTCTTCCTCGTCGGCCTGGTCGGGCTGATCATCATCGGCGTCGGCATCTACCAGGCGTACAAGGCGTTCACGACCGACTTCATGGAGGAGCTCCACGAGGAGCAGCTGAGCCCGACGGAGCGCGTCTGGATCAAGCGGATCGGCGTGGTCGGGCACGCCGCCCGTGCTGTTGTCTTCACTCTCGTCGGCATCTTCGTTCTGCGCGCCGCCGTGCAATTCGATCCGCAGGATTCCAAGGGCCTCGACGCAGCGCTGCAGGAGGTGGCGTCCCAGCCGTTCGGTACCGTGTTGCTCACGCTGGTGGCTCTGGGACTGCTGTTGTTCGGCGTCTACGCGATCGTGCGCGCCCGTTACGTCGACGTCTCGGAGTGA
- a CDS encoding GNAT family N-acetyltransferase: MTGGETIETSLRDGTRVLIRMVDPDDREQFIEGFQRLSTRSRYLRFHSAIEELDDRQLDYLTRVDQVNHVAWVAIDLDHPEHPGIGVARFVRLHDEPTVAEAAVTVLDAYQGRGLGTILLAALADAARERGITTFRAYVLGENLAMLAVLDRLGPIRTERQRGVYQIDVDLTDGEREPAKSMAGKVFHAVTGKHLPAMHTTAPPVWLSDDSGGTARRVLHQWLDRLLPGAADAERSDDEP; this comes from the coding sequence GTGACCGGCGGCGAGACGATCGAGACGTCCCTGCGCGACGGCACGCGGGTGCTCATCCGCATGGTCGATCCCGACGATCGGGAGCAGTTCATCGAGGGCTTCCAGCGCCTGTCGACCCGGTCGCGCTACCTGCGCTTCCACTCCGCGATCGAGGAGCTCGACGACCGGCAGCTCGACTACCTGACGAGGGTCGATCAGGTGAACCACGTCGCGTGGGTCGCCATCGACCTCGACCATCCCGAACACCCAGGCATCGGCGTCGCCCGGTTCGTCCGGCTCCATGACGAGCCGACGGTGGCGGAAGCCGCCGTCACCGTGCTCGACGCCTACCAGGGACGCGGCCTCGGCACGATCCTGCTCGCGGCGCTCGCCGACGCGGCGCGGGAGCGCGGGATCACCACGTTCCGCGCGTACGTGCTGGGGGAGAACCTCGCGATGCTGGCGGTGCTCGACCGCCTGGGCCCGATTCGAACCGAGCGTCAGCGGGGTGTCTACCAGATCGATGTCGACCTGACCGACGGCGAGCGCGAACCGGCGAAATCGATGGCCGGCAAGGTTTTTCACGCGGTGACGGGGAAGCATCTGCCGGCGATGCACACGACGGCGCCGCCCGTGTGGTTGTCAGACGACAGTGGCGGGACCGCGCGACGCGTCCTGCACCAGTGGTTGGATCGGCTGCTGCCTGGCGCGGCCGATGCCGAACGCTCCGACGACGAGCCGTGA
- a CDS encoding FAD-dependent oxidoreductase has protein sequence MADHPTAVVVGAGVIGAATALALVRRGWHVTVLEAATPGHGRASSGGDTRLLRFSHGQQPWYTALAWAARDGWRTLEDETGAHVLVETGLVWFARDRQGWEADSEAVLGELGIPFERLAEERIAGLFPSVRTDDLAFGLWEPHAGVLRAAVGTRALVARAAALGAVVRDGVTARPERDAVLIGDEALHADRIVWACGPWLPVVFGGRLALTVTQQDACWFTAGPAWRGDRVPAWVDFAGAAYGTGDLDGHGFKCSSDRQGPPFDPDTDDRVALPAHVDAAREILGHRFPALAGAPLAGTRTCQYTTTVDTEFLIAPLDGDTVWVAGGGSGHAFKHGPALGAYVADLLDGTRAPDRRFGLDARSPAGTLRTAGHQGGR, from the coding sequence GTGGCTGACCACCCGACCGCGGTCGTCGTCGGTGCGGGTGTCATCGGTGCCGCCACGGCACTGGCGCTCGTCCGCCGTGGCTGGCACGTCACGGTGCTCGAGGCTGCGACCCCCGGCCACGGCAGGGCGTCCTCGGGCGGCGACACACGGCTGCTGCGGTTCAGCCACGGTCAGCAGCCGTGGTACACGGCATTGGCGTGGGCGGCGCGCGACGGCTGGCGGACGCTCGAGGACGAGACCGGCGCCCACGTGCTCGTCGAGACAGGTCTGGTGTGGTTCGCGCGCGACCGGCAGGGGTGGGAGGCCGACAGCGAGGCCGTGCTCGGCGAGCTCGGCATCCCCTTCGAGCGGTTGGCGGAGGAGCGCATCGCCGGGCTGTTCCCGTCGGTGCGCACCGACGACCTGGCGTTCGGGCTGTGGGAGCCGCACGCCGGTGTGCTGCGCGCCGCCGTCGGCACCCGCGCACTCGTGGCCCGCGCGGCGGCGCTGGGTGCCGTGGTGCGCGACGGCGTGACTGCGCGGCCGGAACGCGACGCCGTCCTCATCGGCGACGAGGCGCTCCACGCCGACCGGATCGTGTGGGCGTGTGGGCCCTGGCTGCCCGTCGTCTTCGGTGGCCGCCTCGCGCTGACGGTCACCCAGCAGGATGCCTGCTGGTTCACCGCCGGCCCCGCGTGGCGCGGCGACCGCGTGCCCGCCTGGGTCGACTTCGCCGGTGCGGCGTACGGCACGGGCGACCTGGACGGCCACGGCTTCAAGTGCTCGTCGGACCGTCAGGGACCGCCGTTCGATCCAGACACCGACGACCGGGTGGCGCTGCCCGCCCACGTCGACGCCGCGCGCGAGATCCTCGGTCACCGGTTCCCGGCACTGGCCGGCGCGCCGCTGGCCGGCACCCGCACGTGCCAGTACACGACGACCGTGGACACCGAGTTCCTGATCGCGCCGCTGGACGGCGACACGGTCTGGGTGGCGGGCGGCGGGTCGGGGCACGCGTTCAAGCACGGGCCGGCACTGGGTGCGTACGTCGCGGACCTGCTCGACGGCACGCGGGCGCCCGATCGGCGCTTCGGGCTGGACGCGCGCAGCCCGGCCGGCACTCTGCGCACCGCGGGGCACCAGGGCGGACGGTGA